CCGGCGCGATGGTCCTCGACTGCGCCTCGATCGAGCGGGCCCTGGAGATCGTGACGCTGATCCCCCTGGTCAACTACCGCCGGGTCGAACTCCGCGAAATCCGCCTCGACGAACAGGCCTTCCTCGCCGAACTCGGCGAACAATGACCAATCCCCCACCCGAGACCGATCACCCGCCGCAGGATGATCGGCCGGCGGCAGGCGAGGTGGATGGGGCGGTTGAGGCTGCTATTCGGGGGGCAGCGCCGCGGGCGTTGGCGGCTTTGGTCCGGCGGTACGACGTGTTCGATCAGTGCGAGGACGCCGTCCAGGAAGCGCTGGTCGACGCGTTCGTGCGGTGGCGCGCGAACGGCGTACCCGAGCATCCCGTCGGGTGGCTGATCAGCGTCGCGTCGCGGCGGCTGATGGACGGCTGGCGGCGCGACAACGCCCGCCGGCAACGCGAATTCAACGACTTTCTGCGCGCGCCCGCGGACGAGTTCGATCCCGACGACTACCACGAGGACGCCGACGACACGATCCGGTTGCTCGTACTCTGCTGTCATCCGGCGCTCACCCCCGGCTCGCAGATCGCGCTGACGCTGCGTTCGGTCGGCGGCCTGACGACGGCCGAGGTCGCGGCCGCGCTGCTGGTCGGCGAGAGCACCGTCGCACAACGGATCAGCCGCGCCAAGCGCACCATCCAGGGCGAACGGTTCGAACTACCCACAGCAGACCAGTACTACGTCCGCCTGCGCGCCGTACTACACGTCCTCTACCTGATCTTCAACGAAGGCCACACCGCGAGCGCCGGTGAGGCACTGCAACGCGTGGACCTGGCCGAAGAAGCACTCCGCATCACCCGCCTGCTCCACCACGCCCTGACCAACTCCCCCAGCCCGCGCGGCCCGCACCCCTCCGGCACCGGGGGCAGCTCTGGTGGGTTTGGGGATGTCAGTGGATTGCTGGCGTTGATGGTGCTCACGCATGCGCGGCGGGATGCGCGGACCGGGGCGGGCGGGGACCTGATCCCGGCCGACCGCCAGGATCGGTCCCGGTGGTACGCGGACGAGATCGCCGAGGGGACCCGCCTGGTCGAGGACAGCTTGCGTACCGGCGCGGTCGGCCCGTACCAGTTGGAGGCCGCGATCGCCGCCGTACACAGCGAGGCAACCTCGGTCGAGTCAACCGACTGGCGCCAGATCGCCGGCCTGTACCGAATCCTCGAGCAGATCGACCCCAGCCCGATGGTCACGCTCGGCTCAGCCGTGGCGATCGCGATGACCGACGGGCCCGAGGCAGGCATCACGATCGTCGAAGGACTGGCCGGCGACCGGCATCTCGGCGACCACCACCGCCGCCTGGCCGTCCTCGCCCACCTGCACGAACTGGCCGGCCGCCCGCGGGTCGCGCGCGAGCACTACCTCGCCGCACTCGCGCGTACCCGCAACACCGCCGAACAGAACTACCTGCGCGACCGCATCGCCCACCTCAGCAAGTGACGCGGCCCACCGGCCCACTCCGGCCGCGGCGGCACACTCAGCGGCCCGCGGAACACGTGCCCCGGATCAACCGCCTGCTTCAGCGCGGCCAGCCGAGCCCGGTGCGGCTCCGGGTAACACGCGTCCAGATCGGCTTCGGTCGGGTCGGACAGGAAGTTCACGTACGCCCCGTTCGGCCGCAGGCCCCGCCAGAGTTCGGCGAAATCCTCCGGCTGTGAACCCTGCTGCTCCGGCGAACCCATCACCACCGAGTTCACCAGGAACCTCGCGTCCCGGTGCGCGAACGCCGTCGCGTCCGCCGGCATCGCCCCGAACGTACCGCCGAGCGCGCGAATCTCGATCGCCAGCCCCGGAATCCGCGGCCGCGCCGCCAGCAACGAACCGGTCAGCTCCGGCGTCATCGCGTCGAAGAACCCGTTCCGGATCTTCGGCCGCCACTCGGCCGGCATCGCCATGTCCGCGAACACCTCCGCGTACGGCACGTCCCGCACCTTGTCGGTCAGCAACGACCCGAGCTGCCGCAGCGGTTCGATGATCGCGTCCCGCCGGTCGGCGTCACCGGCAACGCAAACCGTCACCGCCACCGGTACCTGCCGATCCGCCATCATCGTCGGCGCCAACTGGAACGAGGAGGTCAGGTCATCCGGAGCATCAGCCGCGTACGCCGCCCATCCGGCCAAGACCTGCTCGGCCTGCGTCCACGGGTAGAGCAGGCTGCCGTAGTGCACGGTCGGTTGGCGTACGGCGCTGATGTCGTACGACGTGACCACACCGAGGCTGCCGGCGGCGCCGCGCAATCCCCAGAAAAGTTCAGGCGCGCTCGCGGCATCGACCCGGCGTACCGAACCGTCCGCGGTGACCACCTCGGCCGAGACCACGTTGTCGATCGCCAGACCGTGCTTACGCACCATCCACCCGATCCCACCGCCGGCCATCAACCCACCGACACCGACCGTCGCCGTATCCCCCGACGAGATCGCGAGCCCCACCCTGCTGAGCCGCGCGGCGACCTCACCCCAGGTGGCGCCGGTGCCGACACGAACGACATCATCCTGCAGCAGACGCACCTCGTTCATCGGGCGCACGTCGATCACCACGCCGCCCTCGTTCGTACCCAGCCCCGCCGCGTGATGCCCACCGCTCCGCACCGCGACCGGAAGATCCCGCGCCTCCGCATACCGCAGCGCGGCGACCACATCAGCCGCCCCCGTACACCGCACCACCACACTCGGGCGACCCGCCGCCATCATCACGCGCCCCGCTTCCAGGTGACCCACGTCCCCGTCCGCAAGCACCTCCCCCGCCACCGCCGTACGCAACCCCCGAAGCTCCTGACCCCCAGCAGCCACCACAGATTCCCGCATCATCCATTCCTCCATCCAGGCACCCCCACGAGCACCCACCCCAAGATCGAACCCACCCCCCTCCCCTCGACACCCTTCCCGCAACAAACTTCAGACACCCCCGCTGACGCCAAGCCAGCACCCAGTCAGACGTCCACCTCCCACCGCGCAACCCCCGCCGTGTATCTCCCGCCGAGCAACCGTCACCGCGCCGCCGCTGTGCAGCCGCCACCGTGCAGTTCCCGCCGTGCAGCTCCCGCCGCGCGAGAGCCGCCGTGCGAGAGCCGGCGCTCGGCGAAGAACTGGGTGCCAGGCCGAGGACCGCGTACCCAGCGAAGAACCGGGGGCTCGGCGGAGGAGCAGCCGAAACCTCCACTTGAATGGGCATCCCCGGAAGTGCAGGGTTGCCCCCTGGGAATTTCAGGGGGCAACCCACCATCCGAGCGGGCAAGGTGAGTAGGAGGACCGCGGGAGCGCGTGCGGTGTCGCGATCGGGCTGAGCGAGCGGACCGGTTCGCCGGACGCCTCAGGTGCTGGAGGAGCGGCGCCGAGTCAGTCCGATGCGCGGGGATGAACCACTGGTGGAGAAGTGCAGGTCCCGGTCGAACGACGGTTAGGTGACCAGGGCTGTCGGGTCAACTGACGCTTGGGGGCGCCGGGGATGTCAGATGTCAGGTTCCCGCCGACGGCTGGGTTGGGTGGAGATCTGTGGTACATGGGTGGACCAGGCGGTGGGCCAGCACCTAAAGCGGTGCCGGCCGCCGGGTGGTGCCGGCCGCCGGGTGGTGCCGGCCGCCGGGTGGTGCCGGCCGCCGGGTGGTGCCGGTCGCCGGGTGGTGCCGGTCGCCGGGGAGTGATGGGTGATGCAGTGGGGGACCGCGCGCCGGTTGCCAGACACCTGGTGGTGGGTATTCGCGATGCGTAGCCGGGGAAGTGCGTGCCCGGAGACGTGTACCCACCCGCGCGCACGCGAAGGTGCACCCGGTCACTCGTACCCGGTGGTGTACCCGGCCGCGCGTACGCGGTGGTGCGTGCCCGGCCGTGCGTACGCGGAGGTGTACCCGGCCGCGCATACCCGGTCGTGCGTACGCGGCGGTGTGCCAGGTCGCGCGTACCCGGTGCT
The genomic region above belongs to Kribbella solani and contains:
- a CDS encoding RNA polymerase sigma factor, coding for MAALVRRYDVFDQCEDAVQEALVDAFVRWRANGVPEHPVGWLISVASRRLMDGWRRDNARRQREFNDFLRAPADEFDPDDYHEDADDTIRLLVLCCHPALTPGSQIALTLRSVGGLTTAEVAAALLVGESTVAQRISRAKRTIQGERFELPTADQYYVRLRAVLHVLYLIFNEGHTASAGEALQRVDLAEEALRITRLLHHALTNSPSPRGPHPSGTGGSSGGFGDVSGLLALMVLTHARRDARTGAGGDLIPADRQDRSRWYADEIAEGTRLVEDSLRTGAVGPYQLEAAIAAVHSEATSVESTDWRQIAGLYRILEQIDPSPMVTLGSAVAIAMTDGPEAGITIVEGLAGDRHLGDHHRRLAVLAHLHELAGRPRVAREHYLAALARTRNTAEQNYLRDRIAHLSK
- a CDS encoding FAD-binding oxidoreductase is translated as MMRESVVAAGGQELRGLRTAVAGEVLADGDVGHLEAGRVMMAAGRPSVVVRCTGAADVVAALRYAEARDLPVAVRSGGHHAAGLGTNEGGVVIDVRPMNEVRLLQDDVVRVGTGATWGEVAARLSRVGLAISSGDTATVGVGGLMAGGGIGWMVRKHGLAIDNVVSAEVVTADGSVRRVDAASAPELFWGLRGAAGSLGVVTSYDISAVRQPTVHYGSLLYPWTQAEQVLAGWAAYAADAPDDLTSSFQLAPTMMADRQVPVAVTVCVAGDADRRDAIIEPLRQLGSLLTDKVRDVPYAEVFADMAMPAEWRPKIRNGFFDAMTPELTGSLLAARPRIPGLAIEIRALGGTFGAMPADATAFAHRDARFLVNSVVMGSPEQQGSQPEDFAELWRGLRPNGAYVNFLSDPTEADLDACYPEPHRARLAALKQAVDPGHVFRGPLSVPPRPEWAGGPRHLLRWAMRSRR